A section of the Drosophila subobscura isolate 14011-0131.10 chromosome A, UCBerk_Dsub_1.0, whole genome shotgun sequence genome encodes:
- the LOC117903555 gene encoding uncharacterized protein LOC117903555: MKSSGVGTECSEADLESETDMGFLEKFAKLSDSLHEIELQHRSGCSRLFRATKIQEHNVPGLKLCLESATDIHTLDDDAGDAVCLKGVLRQHRIQIIRLTQETAPAQEDAEKRLVHCNQLQVERAAMQRDIKLLTEANAALKKELGDDEVLTMSIEVNEKLRESMVFKQTHNNYLNPF; the protein is encoded by the exons ATGAAGAGCTCTGGCGTCGGCACAGAGTGCAGTGAGGCCGATTTAGAGTCGGAGACAGATATGGGTTTTTTGGAGAAGTTTGCCAAGCTGTCAGATTCGCTGCACGAGATCGAGCTGCAGCATCGCTCGGGCTGCAGTCGCCTCTTCAGGGCTACCAAGATTCAGGAGCACAATGTGCCCGGGCTGAAGCTCTGCCTCGAGTCTGCTACAGACATACACACGCTCGATGACGATGCAGGCGATGCCGTGTGCCTGAAGGGAGTGCTGCGACAGCACAGGATCCAGATCATCAGGTTAACCCAGGAGACGGCACCCGCGCAAGAAGATGCTGAGAAGCGACTGGTTCACTGCAATCAATTGCAGGTGGAAAGAGCAGCGATGCAAAGAGATATTAAGCTACTCACAGAAGCGAATGCTGCCTTGAAG AAAGAACTGGGTGATGATGAAGTCTTGACCATGAGCATCgaagtaaatgaaaaactgCGAGAATCAATGGTATTTAAACAAACACATAACAATTATCTTAATCCATTTTGA